One segment of Triticum aestivum cultivar Chinese Spring chromosome 2A, IWGSC CS RefSeq v2.1, whole genome shotgun sequence DNA contains the following:
- the LOC123186492 gene encoding uncharacterized protein has protein sequence MAQDGESKCFPLCMIVIAIGLMAGFLYFLVWENNRLGDTQYTVTITSVDGLDPALDLHSDRRALSPVFGINVHIDNTHNQIVEKCVGGVGSSAIVSYGDALLAKGTAPWFCVQTTKVGEAATKAWGLNVQLPHFLRDRLAGELERGQAVVDVAVRTPAGAGCYINRCLDTVLVCKAKIGGGPSPCFRATTVSGTT, from the coding sequence ATGGCCCAAGACGGAGAAAGCAAGTGCTTCCCGTTATGCATGATCGTAATAGCGATAGGCCTCATGGCAGGTTTTTTGTATTTTCTTGTGTGGGAAAACAATAGGCTAGGTGACACCCAGTACACGGTGACAATCACCAGCGTCGACGGCCTGGACCCGGCGCTGGATCTCCATAGCGACCGGCGGGCGCTCAGTCCGGTGTTCGGCATCAACGTGCACATCGATAACACCCACAACCAGATCGTCGAGAAGTGTGTCGGTGGCGTCGGCTCCTCGGCGATCGTGTCATACGGGGATGCGCTGCTCGCCAAGGGCACCGCGCCGTGGTTCTGCGTGCAGACAACGAAGGTGGGAGAGGCTGCTACCAAGGCGTGGGGCTTGAACGTGCAGCTGCCCCACTTCCTGCGGGACCGGCTGGCCGGCGAGCTGGAGAGGGGCCAGGCGGTGGTGGACGTGGCGGTGCGGACTCCCGCGGGTGCTGGCTGTTACATAAACAGATGCCTGGACACGGTGCTTGTCTGCAAGGCCAAGATCGGAGGAGGTCCATCCCCGTGTTTTCGTGCCACGACTGTCAGCGGCACGACATGA